A genomic segment from Halomonas sp. TA22 encodes:
- the dnaB gene encoding replicative DNA helicase, which produces MNETVALDQETAGLKVPPHSLEAEQSVLGGLMLDNQAWDTVSERLVAGDFYRYEHRLVFNAMQALAEASHPLDVVTLSEALENRDQLDTVGGLAYLAELARNTPSASNIRAYADIVRERATLRKLIQAANQVAESAFAPQGRPADELVNEAERLVFQISEERPKSGGPIGMSELLAKAVDRIDELFNMQGEMSGLSTGFRDLDDMTSGLQPSDLVIIAGRPSMGKTTFAMNLVEHAVISSDKPVMVFSMEMPAESLMLRMLSSLGRIDQTRVRTGQLEDEDWPRLTSAVNLLKDKQLFIDDTAALSPNEMRSRIRRVVRENGNMGLIMIDYLQLMQIPGFSENRTGEISEISRSLKGLAKEFGCPVVALSQLNRSLEQRPNKRPVMSDLRESGAIEQDADVIAFVYRDEVYNPDNPDNQGLAELIIGKQRNGPIGTVHMAFIGKYTRFEDLAPDSYGQHFGE; this is translated from the coding sequence ATGAACGAAACCGTCGCGCTCGATCAGGAAACTGCCGGACTCAAGGTGCCGCCTCACTCGCTCGAGGCCGAGCAATCGGTGCTGGGCGGATTGATGCTCGATAACCAGGCCTGGGATACCGTCTCCGAACGCCTGGTGGCGGGTGACTTCTATCGCTACGAGCATCGGCTGGTCTTCAATGCCATGCAGGCCCTGGCCGAAGCGAGCCATCCGCTGGACGTGGTCACGCTCTCCGAGGCGCTGGAGAATCGTGATCAGCTCGATACGGTGGGTGGGCTTGCGTATCTGGCCGAACTGGCGCGCAACACCCCCTCGGCAAGCAACATTCGCGCTTATGCCGATATCGTGCGTGAGCGTGCCACGCTCAGAAAGCTGATCCAGGCCGCCAACCAGGTCGCCGAAAGCGCCTTCGCACCCCAGGGGCGGCCTGCCGACGAGCTGGTCAACGAGGCCGAGCGGCTGGTGTTCCAGATCAGCGAGGAGCGGCCCAAGTCGGGCGGGCCGATCGGCATGAGCGAGCTGCTGGCCAAGGCAGTGGATCGTATCGACGAGCTATTCAACATGCAGGGCGAGATGAGCGGTCTCTCGACCGGATTTCGCGATCTCGACGACATGACCTCTGGACTGCAGCCTTCCGACCTAGTGATCATTGCTGGACGCCCCTCGATGGGCAAGACGACGTTCGCCATGAACCTGGTGGAGCATGCGGTGATCTCGAGCGACAAGCCGGTGATGGTCTTCTCCATGGAGATGCCCGCCGAGTCGCTGATGCTGCGCATGCTCTCCTCGCTTGGGCGCATCGACCAGACCCGTGTGCGTACTGGCCAGCTCGAGGATGAAGATTGGCCGCGCCTCACCTCGGCGGTCAATCTGCTCAAGGACAAGCAACTGTTCATCGACGACACCGCGGCACTCTCGCCCAACGAGATGCGCTCGCGGATCCGCCGCGTGGTACGCGAGAACGGCAACATGGGGCTGATCATGATCGACTATCTGCAGCTGATGCAGATCCCCGGCTTCTCCGAGAACCGTACCGGCGAGATATCGGAGATCTCGCGCTCGCTCAAGGGGCTGGCAAAGGAGTTCGGCTGCCCGGTGGTGGCACTTTCGCAGCTCAACCGCTCGCTTGAGCAGCGTCCCAACAAGCGTCCAGTGATGTCGGACCTGCGCGAATCCGGCGCCATCGAGCAGGATGCCGACGTGATCGCTTTCGTCTATCGCGATGAGGTCTACAATCCGGATAATCCCGACAATCAGGGGCTCGCCGAATTGATCATCGGCAAGCAGCGTAACGGTCCCATTGGCACGGTACACATGGCCTTCATCGGTAAGTACACGCGCTTTGAGGATCTGGCGCCGGACAGTTACGGTCAGCACTTCGGCGAGTGA